A genomic segment from Sulfuritalea hydrogenivorans sk43H encodes:
- a CDS encoding GNAT family N-acetyltransferase, with amino-acid sequence MQQHHTETNAAFGQKLSFTVALARSEEEVREAQRLRYRVFVEELGAHIQTRIPQHDIDHYDAFCEHLIVRESRADRIVGTYRILSPEASRRVGNYYSENEFHINRLQNLRERMVEVGRSCIDPDYRSGAVITLLWAGLADYMVRNNHEYLMGCASIGMADGGHNAANLFSQLDPVHMAPAEYRVCPHLGLPFERLANNQPALMPPLIKGYLRVGAWICGEPAWDPDFNTADLLMLLPMSRMDKRYLRHFVKPAAPIAA; translated from the coding sequence ATGCAACAACATCACACCGAAACCAACGCCGCCTTCGGCCAGAAGCTCAGCTTCACCGTGGCTCTGGCGCGCAGCGAAGAAGAAGTCCGCGAGGCGCAGCGCCTGCGCTACCGGGTATTCGTCGAAGAACTGGGCGCCCACATCCAGACCCGCATCCCCCAACATGACATCGACCACTACGATGCCTTCTGCGAGCACCTGATCGTGCGCGAAAGCCGCGCCGACCGCATCGTCGGCACCTACCGCATCCTGTCGCCGGAAGCCTCGCGCCGGGTCGGCAACTATTACTCCGAAAACGAGTTCCACATCAACCGGCTGCAGAACCTGCGCGAACGCATGGTGGAAGTCGGCCGCTCCTGCATCGATCCAGACTATCGCAGCGGCGCGGTGATCACCCTGCTCTGGGCCGGGCTGGCCGACTACATGGTACGCAACAACCACGAGTACCTGATGGGCTGCGCCTCGATCGGCATGGCGGACGGCGGCCACAATGCCGCCAACCTGTTCTCCCAACTCGATCCGGTGCACATGGCGCCGGCGGAATACCGGGTCTGCCCCCATCTTGGCCTTCCCTTCGAGCGCCTCGCCAACAACCAGCCGGCACTGATGCCGCCGCTGATCAAGGGCTACCTGCGCGTCGGCGCCTGGATCTGCGGCGAACCGGCCTGGGATCCCGACTTCAATACCGCCGACCTGCTCATGCTGCTGCCCATGTCGCGCATGGACAAGCGCTACCTGCGGCACTTCGTCAAGCCGGCCGCTCCGATCGCCGCATGA
- a CDS encoding lysophospholipid acyltransferase family protein, protein MHISRFPRLRLLPVGLLLLYGALQVALLFPFGGAAFRQRLKRRWSRQLLAVLGIRLAAADDVLSGLEHGLLVANHISFIDIAVINAVLPSAFVAKSEVARWPLIGWLAGRADTIFIQRGSRKAAHQAHRQMVEALLAGRRLAIFPEGTTTAGDRLLPFHAALFQSAIDAAVPVHAIALSYRAANGARSTAPAYIDDMSLADCLLTVLQADRLVAHLSLAASFDPPPPDRRHLAHRCHGTIAAALAHAESRSNAQPPGNEAEITR, encoded by the coding sequence TTGCACATTTCCCGGTTTCCCCGACTGCGCCTGCTGCCGGTCGGGCTGCTTCTGCTGTACGGCGCATTGCAGGTGGCACTGCTGTTTCCTTTTGGCGGCGCGGCATTCAGGCAAAGACTGAAGCGCCGTTGGTCGCGGCAGCTTCTGGCCGTGCTCGGGATTCGCCTCGCCGCGGCGGACGACGTTCTGTCAGGTCTCGAACACGGGCTGCTGGTCGCCAACCACATATCCTTCATCGACATCGCGGTGATCAACGCCGTGCTTCCCTCCGCGTTCGTTGCCAAGAGCGAGGTGGCCCGGTGGCCGCTGATCGGCTGGCTGGCTGGCCGCGCCGACACGATATTCATCCAGCGCGGCAGCCGCAAGGCTGCGCATCAGGCCCACCGGCAGATGGTCGAAGCGCTGCTCGCCGGCCGGCGCCTGGCGATCTTCCCCGAAGGCACCACGACCGCCGGCGATCGCCTGCTGCCCTTTCACGCCGCGCTGTTCCAGAGCGCCATCGATGCCGCGGTGCCAGTGCATGCGATTGCGCTGAGCTACCGCGCCGCCAACGGCGCACGCTCGACCGCCCCGGCCTATATCGACGACATGAGCCTGGCGGACTGCCTGCTGACCGTGCTGCAAGCCGACAGGCTGGTGGCGCACCTCAGCCTGGCCGCCAGCTTTGATCCGCCGCCGCCCGATCGCAGGCATCTCGCCCATCGCTGCCACGGCACGATTGCGGCAGCGCTGGCGCATGCGGAAAGCCGAAGCAATGCGCAACCTCCCGGTAACGAAGCGGAAATCACGCGGTAA
- a CDS encoding PstS family phosphate ABC transporter substrate-binding protein, whose amino-acid sequence MKSLKIAAVVAGVFVSATVYAQVLVKIDGSSTVYPITEAVAEEFQKMKKNAVKVTVGISGTGGGFKKFCRGETDISDASRPILKKEMEDCAKAGIKYVELPIAFDALTVVVNPKNTFINQLTVAELKKMWEPSAQGKITKWNQVNPAWPDAPLKLFGPGADSGTFDYFTEAVNGKSKSSRGDFTASEDDNVLVQGVSRDNNALGFFGFAYYDENKGKLKAVPIVNPKGKAVMPSIDAVMAGEYEPLARPIFIYVSAKSMDRPEVKEFVEFYLKHGGKLAKEVKYVPLGDADYKHAMDNFSKKKTGTGFGGEAEVGVKVSDLLKRNPKE is encoded by the coding sequence ATGAAATCCCTGAAAATTGCTGCTGTCGTCGCCGGCGTATTCGTCTCGGCAACCGTTTACGCCCAGGTCCTGGTCAAGATCGACGGCTCCTCGACCGTGTATCCGATCACCGAAGCCGTGGCTGAAGAATTCCAGAAAATGAAGAAGAACGCCGTCAAGGTCACCGTGGGCATTTCCGGGACCGGCGGCGGCTTCAAGAAGTTCTGCCGCGGCGAGACCGATATCTCCGATGCGTCGCGCCCGATCCTGAAGAAGGAAATGGAAGACTGCGCCAAGGCCGGCATCAAGTATGTCGAACTGCCGATCGCCTTCGATGCGCTGACCGTGGTGGTGAATCCGAAGAACACCTTCATCAACCAGCTCACCGTCGCTGAACTCAAGAAGATGTGGGAGCCGTCTGCCCAGGGCAAGATCACCAAGTGGAACCAGGTCAATCCGGCCTGGCCCGATGCGCCGCTCAAGCTCTTCGGCCCGGGCGCCGATTCGGGCACCTTCGACTACTTCACCGAGGCCGTCAACGGCAAGTCCAAGTCCAGCCGCGGCGATTTCACCGCCTCGGAAGACGACAACGTGCTGGTGCAGGGCGTCTCGCGCGACAACAATGCGCTGGGCTTTTTCGGCTTCGCCTACTACGACGAAAACAAGGGCAAGCTGAAGGCCGTGCCGATCGTCAACCCCAAGGGCAAGGCCGTCATGCCGTCGATCGATGCCGTGATGGCCGGCGAATACGAGCCGCTGGCGCGTCCGATCTTCATCTACGTCAGCGCCAAGTCCATGGATAGGCCCGAGGTCAAGGAATTCGTCGAGTTCTACCTCAAGCACGGCGGCAAGCTGGCCAAGGAAGTAAAGTATGTTCCCCTGGGCGATGCCGACTACAAGCACGCAATGGATAACTTCAGCAAGAAGAAGACCGGTACGGGCTTTGGCGGTGAGGCCGAAGTCGGCGTCAAGGTTTCCGACCTGCTGAAGCGCAACCCGAAGGAGTAA